The following are encoded in a window of Bacillus sp. SORGH_AS_0510 genomic DNA:
- the ptsP gene encoding phosphoenolpyruvate--protein phosphotransferase, with amino-acid sequence MTFLHGIAASNGIAIAKAYRLVEPDLSFEKVTVDDSTAEVERFRQAMAQSKSELEAIRDRAKVDLGADKAAIFEAHLLVLSDPELNSPIEDKIKSENVNAEVALKETADMFIMMFEQMDNEYMKERAADIRDVTKRVLSHLLGVQVVNPSMIAEEVIIVAEDLTPSDTAQLNRQFVKGFTTNIGGRTSHSAIMARSMEIPAVVGTKTATEGINNGDLVIVDGLKGEVHINPTPELVEQYRKVYEEYEVQKAEWAKLVNEPTVSADDHHVELAANIGTPNDLKGVVENGGEGVGLYRTEFLYMGRDQLPTEEEQFEAYKAVLEGMGGKPVVVRTLDIGGDKELPYLELPKELNPFLGFRAIRLCLEEQDIFRTQLRALLRASSYGNLKIMFPMIATLDEFRAAKAILEEEKQKLLAENQTVADHIELGIMVEIPSTAVLADQFAKEVDFFSIGTNDLIQYTMAADRMNQRVSYLYQPYSPSILRLVKMVIDAAHAEGKWAGMCGEMAGDETAIPVLLGLGLDEFSMSATSILKARSLIRNLKKSDMEKLAQEVLNMQTTDQVIEAVNAAIK; translated from the coding sequence ATGACGTTTTTACATGGGATTGCTGCATCAAACGGTATTGCTATTGCAAAGGCATACCGTCTTGTTGAGCCAGATTTATCTTTTGAAAAAGTGACAGTTGATGATTCTACTGCAGAGGTTGAACGTTTCCGCCAGGCAATGGCACAATCGAAAAGTGAACTAGAAGCTATTCGTGACCGTGCCAAGGTCGATCTTGGTGCAGATAAAGCTGCCATTTTTGAAGCGCATCTTCTTGTATTAAGTGACCCAGAGTTAAATTCACCAATTGAAGATAAAATTAAGTCTGAGAATGTAAATGCTGAAGTAGCCTTAAAAGAAACAGCTGATATGTTCATTATGATGTTTGAACAAATGGATAATGAATATATGAAAGAACGTGCAGCAGATATTCGTGATGTGACTAAGCGTGTGCTTTCGCATTTATTAGGTGTACAAGTTGTCAATCCAAGCATGATTGCTGAAGAAGTAATCATTGTAGCTGAAGACTTAACCCCTTCAGATACAGCTCAATTGAATAGACAATTTGTAAAAGGTTTTACAACTAATATTGGCGGACGTACCTCTCATTCAGCTATTATGGCTCGTTCAATGGAAATCCCTGCCGTTGTCGGTACAAAGACTGCTACAGAGGGAATTAACAATGGTGACCTAGTAATTGTTGACGGACTAAAAGGTGAGGTTCATATTAACCCAACACCAGAACTTGTTGAGCAATATCGTAAGGTTTACGAGGAATATGAAGTACAAAAAGCAGAATGGGCGAAGCTTGTTAACGAACCTACCGTTTCTGCTGACGATCACCACGTAGAATTAGCTGCCAACATTGGAACTCCAAATGATCTAAAGGGAGTAGTTGAAAATGGTGGCGAAGGTGTAGGCCTTTACAGAACTGAGTTTCTTTATATGGGAAGAGACCAGCTTCCAACAGAGGAAGAGCAATTTGAAGCATATAAGGCTGTCCTTGAAGGAATGGGTGGAAAACCTGTTGTTGTACGTACTCTTGATATTGGTGGAGATAAAGAACTTCCATATCTTGAGCTACCAAAGGAATTAAATCCATTCCTTGGTTTCCGTGCAATCCGTTTATGTCTTGAGGAACAGGATATTTTCCGTACTCAACTCCGCGCTTTATTGCGTGCTAGTAGCTATGGTAACTTAAAAATCATGTTCCCTATGATTGCAACGTTAGATGAATTCAGAGCAGCTAAAGCTATCCTTGAAGAAGAGAAGCAAAAGCTCCTTGCTGAAAATCAAACTGTAGCTGACCATATTGAATTGGGAATTATGGTAGAGATTCCATCTACAGCAGTTTTAGCAGATCAATTTGCTAAAGAAGTTGATTTCTTTAGCATTGGTACAAACGATTTGATTCAGTATACAATGGCTGCAGATCGTATGAATCAACGTGTGTCTTACCTTTATCAGCCATATAGCCCATCTATTCTAAGATTGGTGAAAATGGTTATTGATGCTGCACATGCTGAAGGCAAATGGGCAGGTATGTGCGGAGAGATGGCTGGAGATGAAACAGCAATTCCTGTTCTGTTAGGATTAGGACTTGATGAGTTCTCTATGAGTGCAACTTCTATTCTAAAGGCTCGTTCTTTAATCAGAAACTTAAAGAAGTCAGACATGGAGAAATTGGCACAAGAAGTTCTTAATATGCAAACAACTGACCAAGTTATTGAAGCAGTTAATGCTGCTATTAAGTAA
- a CDS encoding phosphocarrier protein HPr — protein sequence MAEKQFKVIAETGIHARPATLLVQTASRFDSEITLEYKGKKVNLKSIMGVMSLGVGQGADIVISAEGNDADDALNSLAETLKKEGLAE from the coding sequence ATGGCAGAAAAGCAATTTAAAGTAATCGCAGAAACAGGAATACACGCAAGACCAGCAACTTTATTAGTGCAAACAGCTAGCAGATTTGATTCTGAAATCACATTAGAATATAAAGGTAAAAAAGTTAACTTAAAATCTATCATGGGTGTTATGTCTTTAGGTGTTGGCCAAGGAGCTGATATTGTGATCTCTGCAGAAGGTAACGATGCGGATGATGCTCTAAATAGCTTGGCAGAAACATTGAAAAAAGAAGGTTTGGCAGAATAA
- the glpK gene encoding glycerol kinase GlpK, whose product MEQYILALDQGTTSSRAILFNKSGEIVHTAQKEFTQYFPQPGWVEHSPNEIWGSILSVIAGVLSESGIKADQIAGIGITNQRETTVVWDKETGEPIYNAIVWQSRQTSEICEELKGKGYDQLFREKTGLLIDAYFSGTKVKWILDNVKNASEKANDGKLLFGTIDTWLIWKLSGGRAHVTDYSNASRTLMFNIFELEWDDELLAILGVPKTMLPEVRPSSEVYANTVDYHFFGKEIPIAGVAGDQQAALFGQACFEKGMAKNTYGTGCFMLMNTGEKAVQSEHGLLTTIAWGLNGKVQYALEGSIFVAGSAIQWLRDGLRILKNAKDSEDYAGKVDSTAGVYVVPAFVGLGTPYWDSDVRGAVFGLTRGTSKEHFVRATLESLAYQTKDVLSAMEADSGIELKTLRVDGGAVKNNFLMSFQGDILNVPVERPIINETTALGAAYLAGLAVGFWKDQEEIAKQWAIERQFNPKMTDEKRNSLYEGWKKAVNAAIAFK is encoded by the coding sequence ATGGAACAATATATTTTGGCATTAGACCAAGGAACAACAAGCTCTAGAGCCATACTTTTTAATAAAAGTGGAGAAATTGTCCATACAGCACAAAAGGAATTTACTCAGTATTTTCCACAACCAGGATGGGTGGAACATAGTCCTAATGAGATTTGGGGCTCTATCCTCTCGGTTATTGCAGGAGTATTATCTGAATCAGGAATAAAAGCAGATCAAATTGCTGGAATCGGGATTACCAACCAGCGGGAAACCACGGTTGTTTGGGATAAAGAAACAGGTGAACCGATTTATAATGCGATTGTTTGGCAGTCAAGGCAGACCAGTGAAATTTGTGAGGAACTTAAAGGAAAAGGCTACGATCAATTGTTCCGTGAAAAGACTGGTTTGCTAATTGACGCCTATTTTTCAGGTACAAAGGTAAAATGGATTCTTGACAATGTTAAGAATGCCAGCGAAAAAGCGAATGATGGAAAATTACTATTTGGTACGATTGATACTTGGTTAATCTGGAAACTTTCCGGAGGACGAGCGCATGTTACGGATTATTCAAATGCTTCCCGTACCCTTATGTTCAATATTTTTGAACTAGAATGGGATGATGAACTATTAGCTATTTTAGGTGTACCTAAAACCATGCTGCCTGAGGTCCGCCCATCTTCCGAAGTGTATGCTAATACAGTGGATTATCATTTCTTTGGAAAAGAAATCCCTATTGCTGGGGTTGCTGGTGATCAACAGGCAGCACTCTTCGGGCAGGCATGTTTTGAAAAAGGGATGGCTAAAAACACCTATGGAACCGGCTGCTTCATGTTAATGAATACGGGAGAAAAAGCGGTTCAGTCCGAACATGGATTACTAACAACGATAGCATGGGGATTAAATGGTAAAGTTCAATACGCGCTTGAGGGCAGTATCTTTGTTGCGGGCTCAGCCATTCAGTGGCTACGTGATGGTTTAAGAATATTAAAAAATGCTAAGGACAGCGAGGACTATGCTGGAAAAGTAGATTCCACAGCAGGTGTATATGTTGTACCAGCATTTGTAGGTCTGGGCACTCCCTATTGGGATAGTGATGTTCGTGGAGCCGTGTTTGGATTAACTCGTGGGACTTCTAAAGAACATTTTGTCCGAGCCACACTTGAATCCTTAGCCTATCAAACAAAAGATGTTTTATCTGCAATGGAAGCGGATTCAGGTATTGAATTAAAGACGCTCCGTGTTGATGGCGGTGCTGTGAAAAATAACTTTTTAATGTCTTTCCAAGGTGATATCTTAAACGTTCCGGTGGAGAGACCTATTATCAATGAAACTACCGCACTTGGAGCAGCATACTTAGCGGGGCTTGCAGTTGGTTTTTGGAAAGATCAAGAGGAAATAGCCAAACAATGGGCAATAGAAAGACAATTCAATCCCAAAATGACAGATGAAAAACGTAATAGCCTATACGAAGGTTGGAAAAAGGCAGTGAACGCCGCTATAGCATTTAAATAA
- a CDS encoding DUF58 domain-containing protein — protein MTWSKYSVEDRKIPGISVFAILLIFVSLYMDSKLVLFLAIFFLVIVVANHYYLKKAGEELRLDNIYEKNHFFVEDKGHWSFVFRNEGLPILKGELRIYFDSFVVPKGERIETSLSMYDISLPFTIFTNQTKQVVIPFEASRRGIAKIRKLEFHVPSLLGFGEIILESKVFLRQQAVVYPQPIPVKGLMEKLSILQGVNAVPYSVFEDRLGPLGTRDYVPSDSFNRIHWKASAKKQTLQTKVFEKISEKGWAIALNVSNGHSITGDIEKLISGITEIAYYAFNKQIPYSLCINARTAGSTPFIFLPKGDGKEQLQKVLETLASISIQNTSIPYEYMLSFYNRHLAPQPFFIHTGIRTEEANRMLSKIGQRGAKLLELSIEQEHGILCELDIQNDRRVRL, from the coding sequence ATGACTTGGAGCAAATATTCGGTAGAAGATCGAAAGATTCCGGGTATTAGTGTGTTTGCTATCCTCCTTATCTTTGTGAGTTTGTATATGGATTCAAAATTAGTCCTTTTCTTGGCAATCTTCTTTCTAGTCATTGTGGTCGCAAACCATTATTATCTAAAAAAAGCAGGTGAAGAGCTTCGATTAGATAATATTTATGAAAAAAACCATTTTTTTGTCGAAGATAAAGGACATTGGTCATTTGTTTTTAGGAATGAAGGACTTCCTATCTTAAAAGGCGAACTGAGAATTTACTTTGATTCCTTTGTTGTTCCAAAGGGCGAACGAATTGAAACAAGTCTCTCTATGTATGATATTTCACTGCCTTTTACTATTTTTACAAACCAAACAAAGCAGGTAGTCATTCCTTTTGAAGCGAGTAGAAGGGGGATTGCTAAAATTCGAAAACTTGAATTTCACGTACCTAGTCTTTTAGGTTTTGGTGAGATTATTTTGGAGTCAAAAGTTTTTCTTAGACAGCAAGCGGTGGTCTATCCTCAGCCTATTCCTGTAAAAGGTTTAATGGAGAAATTATCTATTCTTCAAGGTGTAAACGCAGTGCCGTATTCAGTTTTTGAAGATCGTCTTGGCCCACTTGGTACAAGGGATTACGTACCTTCAGACAGCTTTAATCGAATACATTGGAAAGCGAGTGCAAAAAAGCAAACACTGCAAACAAAAGTCTTTGAGAAGATTTCTGAAAAAGGGTGGGCCATTGCATTAAATGTATCAAATGGTCATTCCATTACAGGTGACATCGAGAAGTTAATCAGTGGAATAACTGAGATTGCTTATTATGCCTTTAACAAACAGATTCCATATTCATTATGTATTAATGCACGCACAGCAGGAAGTACTCCATTTATCTTTCTTCCAAAAGGAGATGGTAAAGAACAATTGCAAAAGGTATTAGAAACACTTGCTTCTATTAGTATTCAAAATACGAGCATCCCCTATGAATATATGCTTTCATTTTATAATAGGCATCTAGCACCACAACCATTTTTTATCCATACCGGTATCAGGACGGAAGAAGCAAATCGAATGCTCTCGAAAATAGGGCAAAGGGGAGCAAAGTTGCTTGAGCTCTCAATTGAACAAGAACATGGTATTTTGTGCGAATTAGATATTCAAAATGATAGAAGGGTACGCCTATGA
- a CDS encoding AAA family ATPase has product MVGKDTEIELMAISLLFNGHILLESVPGTGKTMLAKSFATAIGGEFSRIQFTPDVLPSDVTGIQFFNPKRQEFELRPGPIMANIVLADEINRATPRTQSSLLEVMEERQVTIDGETVQLKEPFMVIATQNPVESQQGTFSLPVAQMDRFFIKINVDYPVYEDEKRIIQIHRGDKKMSTIAQVFTIQEIEQLKSAINDIHLSDEMEDYLLSVVRKTREHNSIELGVSPRGTLALMKASQGKALLSGRTYVTPDDVKAVAPYVLGHRIFLSIESSLTKTPESIIEEIMHSVPVPVEVGTNE; this is encoded by the coding sequence ATGGTAGGGAAAGATACAGAAATTGAGTTAATGGCCATTTCTTTGTTGTTTAATGGTCATATCTTACTTGAAAGTGTACCTGGGACGGGGAAAACTATGCTTGCCAAAAGCTTTGCAACTGCAATTGGAGGAGAATTTTCGCGCATTCAATTTACTCCAGATGTACTCCCGAGTGATGTAACAGGAATACAATTTTTTAATCCAAAGCGACAAGAGTTTGAGTTAAGACCAGGCCCAATTATGGCAAACATCGTGTTAGCTGATGAAATTAACAGGGCCACTCCGAGAACACAGTCAAGCTTATTAGAAGTAATGGAAGAAAGACAAGTAACCATTGACGGAGAAACTGTACAGTTAAAGGAACCTTTTATGGTAATAGCCACACAAAACCCTGTTGAATCGCAACAAGGAACTTTTTCATTGCCAGTTGCACAGATGGACAGATTTTTTATAAAAATTAATGTCGATTACCCGGTTTATGAAGATGAAAAGAGAATCATCCAAATTCATCGTGGGGATAAAAAAATGAGTACCATTGCTCAAGTCTTTACAATACAAGAAATAGAGCAATTAAAGTCTGCCATCAACGATATTCACCTGTCAGATGAGATGGAAGATTATCTGTTATCTGTTGTCAGAAAAACAAGAGAACACAATAGTATTGAATTAGGCGTAAGTCCGCGAGGAACTTTAGCATTGATGAAGGCATCGCAAGGAAAGGCGCTTTTAAGCGGTCGTACATATGTTACTCCTGATGATGTAAAGGCGGTAGCACCCTATGTCTTAGGGCATCGAATCTTTTTATCAATTGAAAGTTCACTTACAAAAACGCCAGAATCGATTATTGAAGAAATCATGCACTCGGTACCTGTCCCAGTAGAAGTGGGGACAAATGAATGA
- a CDS encoding DUF2187 family protein produces MKKAEVGNIIEFRGGLQGIVEKVNENSVIVDLTYMDNYRDLELDQRTVVNHKNYKVVKESAY; encoded by the coding sequence ATGAAAAAAGCAGAAGTTGGGAATATCATAGAATTCCGTGGTGGCTTGCAAGGGATCGTTGAGAAGGTAAATGAAAATTCTGTAATAGTCGACCTAACATATATGGATAATTATCGTGATTTAGAATTAGATCAACGTACAGTTGTCAACCATAAAAACTATAAGGTTGTAAAAGAAAGCGCTTATTAA
- a CDS encoding DUF6254 family protein, producing MSKSKSEQEREWTVRKQDQNPHGKVKSFKNLASEAGKGKE from the coding sequence ATGAGTAAATCAAAGAGCGAACAAGAACGTGAATGGACAGTTAGAAAGCAGGATCAAAATCCTCATGGGAAAGTAAAGTCATTTAAAAATTTAGCGAGTGAAGCAGGGAAGGGAAAAGAATAG
- a CDS encoding CPBP family intramembrane glutamic endopeptidase, with translation MKIHNLDIRLIVGFIIAHILINFSFHDKTIFWYIFSGSLLILIAFSTLQGDVDDEIPFIQYFFLGAISGFLLYFVFWLGIHAMEWLHLPFESSLKKLYKWYAPSLFWQYIALVLVAAPGEELFWRGFIQKKLMKYFNPVFSVLLAAVLYASVHIYSGSFLLVLAAFISGLAWGLLYYWKKSMPLVIVSHLIFDFMIFIVLPLG, from the coding sequence ATGAAAATACACAACCTAGACATACGACTGATTGTCGGGTTCATCATTGCCCACATCCTTATCAACTTTTCATTTCATGATAAAACCATTTTTTGGTATATATTTTCCGGTTCGTTACTCATATTAATTGCCTTCTCTACTCTTCAAGGTGATGTTGACGATGAAATCCCATTTATCCAGTATTTCTTTCTTGGGGCAATAAGCGGATTCTTACTCTATTTTGTTTTCTGGCTAGGCATTCATGCGATGGAGTGGCTCCATCTTCCATTTGAAAGCAGCTTAAAAAAATTGTACAAGTGGTATGCACCTTCGTTATTTTGGCAGTATATTGCCTTAGTATTGGTTGCAGCACCGGGAGAGGAACTTTTCTGGCGGGGATTTATACAAAAGAAATTAATGAAGTATTTTAATCCAGTGTTCAGTGTTTTATTGGCAGCCGTACTTTACGCTTCTGTACACATTTATTCAGGCTCGTTTCTATTAGTATTGGCTGCGTTTATATCAGGACTCGCATGGGGGCTTTTATATTATTGGAAGAAAAGCATGCCACTTGTTATTGTTTCACACCTCATCTTTGATTTTATGATTTTTATTGTATTACCGCTTGGATAA
- a CDS encoding ATP-dependent Clp protease ATP-binding subunit translates to MLCQKCNANHANVQLNMNINGQRKEIKLCHECYVKEKNALGANFSSPMNSFSSFPFENLFMHNHSAQDQNDAESYTTHQKASNGGFIDQFGRNLNTMAKAGLIDPVIGRDEEVKRVIEILNRRNKNNPVLIGEPGVGKTAIAEGLALKITEGDVPSKLRNKEVYLLDVASLVSNTGIRGQFEERTKKLISELQERKNIILFIDEIHLLVGAGSAEGSMDAGNILKPALARGELQVVGATTLKEYRQIEKDSALERRFQPVHVLEPTPEAAVNILKGIQKKYEDYHEVTYSDEAIQACVQLSHRYIQDRFLPDKAIDLLDEAGSKLNLTSDYKGTEQIEARLKEIASAKEEALKKEQYEVAAKLRDEEVQLEQSLNQDTSSERLIVQVSHIQEIIEQKTGIPVGKLQQDEQLKMKDLETNLNNKVIGQEKAVKKVAKAIRRSRAGLKSKNRPIGSFLFVGPTGVGKTELSKTLAEDLFGTKDAMIRLDMSEYMEKHSVSKLIGSPPGYVGHDEAGQLTEKVRRNPYSIILLDEIEKAHPDVQHMFLQILEDGRLTDSQGRIVSFKDTVIIMTSNAGVGHKSIHVGFSTNEAVEEANILDSLGSFFKPEFLNRFDSIIEFNALDKENILYIVDLMINELKETLAEQNIELTITTEAKEKLAELGYHPAFGARPLRRVIQEKLEDTIADFILEQPDTHKLTAILEDGQLKVVSQAGLVQ, encoded by the coding sequence ATGCTTTGTCAAAAATGTAATGCAAACCATGCAAATGTACAGTTAAATATGAATATCAATGGCCAACGTAAGGAAATAAAACTCTGTCACGAATGCTATGTAAAAGAAAAGAATGCATTAGGGGCTAATTTTAGTTCACCTATGAACTCATTCTCAAGCTTCCCTTTTGAAAATCTATTTATGCATAATCACTCTGCACAAGATCAAAATGACGCAGAATCATACACTACACATCAAAAAGCATCAAATGGTGGATTTATTGATCAATTTGGACGCAATTTAAACACTATGGCCAAAGCCGGTTTGATCGACCCCGTCATTGGACGTGATGAAGAAGTCAAACGTGTCATTGAAATTTTAAACAGAAGAAACAAAAATAATCCCGTGTTAATTGGTGAACCTGGTGTCGGGAAGACTGCCATCGCAGAAGGCCTCGCCTTAAAAATTACTGAAGGGGACGTACCAAGTAAATTACGGAACAAAGAAGTTTATTTATTAGATGTTGCCTCATTAGTTTCAAATACAGGAATTCGTGGACAATTCGAGGAACGAACGAAGAAACTGATTTCTGAATTACAGGAACGTAAAAATATTATTCTCTTTATCGATGAAATTCATCTTTTAGTGGGTGCCGGTTCTGCTGAAGGCTCAATGGATGCAGGAAATATTTTGAAACCTGCTCTAGCACGAGGTGAATTACAGGTAGTTGGCGCAACAACGTTAAAGGAATATCGTCAAATTGAAAAGGATTCCGCATTAGAACGACGCTTCCAACCGGTGCATGTTCTTGAACCAACGCCGGAGGCAGCAGTTAACATCTTAAAAGGAATCCAAAAGAAGTACGAAGATTATCATGAAGTAACTTATTCTGATGAAGCGATTCAAGCATGTGTCCAATTGTCACACCGCTATATTCAAGATCGTTTCTTACCAGATAAGGCGATCGATTTACTTGACGAAGCTGGCTCAAAATTAAACTTAACTTCTGATTATAAGGGTACCGAACAAATTGAAGCACGATTAAAGGAAATTGCTTCTGCGAAAGAAGAAGCACTAAAAAAAGAACAATACGAAGTAGCTGCAAAACTACGTGATGAAGAAGTGCAGCTTGAACAATCATTAAATCAGGATACAAGCTCTGAAAGACTAATTGTTCAAGTTTCACATATTCAAGAAATTATTGAACAAAAAACAGGGATTCCTGTTGGTAAACTACAACAGGATGAACAGCTAAAGATGAAGGATTTAGAAACGAACCTAAACAATAAAGTCATTGGTCAAGAAAAGGCTGTAAAGAAGGTGGCAAAAGCGATTAGAAGAAGTCGTGCAGGCTTAAAGTCAAAAAATCGTCCAATTGGCTCCTTCCTATTCGTTGGTCCTACTGGTGTCGGGAAAACAGAACTTTCAAAAACACTTGCTGAAGATCTGTTCGGTACAAAAGATGCCATGATTCGTCTGGATATGAGTGAATACATGGAGAAACACAGTGTTTCAAAATTAATTGGTTCTCCTCCTGGTTATGTTGGCCATGATGAGGCAGGACAACTTACCGAAAAAGTACGCAGAAATCCTTATAGTATTATTTTGTTAGATGAAATTGAAAAGGCTCATCCTGATGTCCAACACATGTTCTTACAGATTCTTGAAGATGGGCGCCTTACAGACAGCCAAGGAAGAATTGTAAGCTTTAAGGATACAGTCATCATTATGACAAGTAATGCGGGAGTTGGTCATAAATCAATCCACGTTGGTTTTAGTACGAATGAAGCAGTTGAAGAGGCCAATATTCTTGACTCATTGGGCAGCTTCTTTAAACCAGAATTCCTAAACCGCTTTGATAGCATCATTGAATTCAACGCACTAGATAAAGAAAATATCTTATATATAGTTGATTTAATGATTAATGAATTAAAAGAAACCTTAGCCGAACAAAATATTGAATTAACTATTACAACGGAAGCAAAAGAGAAATTAGCTGAGCTTGGATATCATCCTGCTTTCGGTGCACGCCCACTCCGCAGAGTTATTCAAGAAAAACTCGAAGATACCATTGCTGATTTTATCCTGGAGCAACCTGATACCCATAAATTAACAGCGATTTTAGAAGATGGACAACTAAAAGTCGTTTCTCAAGCTGGTTTAGTCCAATAA